A genome region from Tenebrio molitor chromosome 4, icTenMoli1.1, whole genome shotgun sequence includes the following:
- the Pi4KIIIalpha gene encoding phosphatidylinositol 4-kinase alpha isoform X2 — MARDDKLFFHKTVQHLARSLASIKNTPWDKVKTLYSLCPTETSNGVLSVNNRQQDAVIALGIYFLESDLQHKDKILPYLLKLAKALGKATWSDEIRLHPTDRIPVGEKFSFCLHTLLCDIAVKCETSREEIIETQVECLVKLTNAILKARENCNTAVKFFLCKTTIPVLIGLSRAIGRFCTTERPLICRLFPKPEPPITQAISTDQNAYKRSFSSFRSIIPRSLSGNLTATVDILALTQGYETTDVAYSSASLKRGSLINQSLGSYDPSTYFFAKFGSSFNQFPHLRVNDPNDKKPQIIFQLQHLQTILSLAKKLLTKDMLSFLDEQSLEVYSTGKIQIFPYKTYSEIINLVMVTLMRELLQPQKSLPIPFTKDVQEFVKGLYLNGQTELQSRNHDASEREDRESNFALVNKFKVNVMANAACVDLLVWAIGDETGADSLCGRLTEKINSNHGYKLVLAHMPLLMVCLEGLGALAKKFPNIASTSIYCLRDFLITPSPILSKLHRQANEKGNKENLKVIAHVNGLKAETTKTTSPTQSAFEKLRDAAIENLCYALEAAHSTDPDCVRALVASVSNRLFTAEKSDSESTLISTNIVIMLGHVAVSMKGTPKTTDTILQFFQQRFCRVPSALDTLIVDQLGCMIIAQCESHVYEVVMKMFTMITVESSNAAYGNPTNEKAQYRHVSRPVINALANIAANIQSETQMNELLGRLLELFVQLGLEGKRASEKSPGALKASSSAGNLGVLIPVIAVLLRRLPPIKNPKPRIHKLFRDFWLYCVIMGFTASDSGLWPKEWYEGVKEIAVKSPALVSPTSSRSEMRELQYTSAVRNDSVSFNELQELKNQILELLRHPTDVTAYVNKLTFAQCTFLLSVYWVETLRIQNSAEPSLVTIITEYLSDTALQKDKSGMWVCVSSVSERVFEKFLEVMKNKPKNEAREAELEGHAQFLLVNFNDPHKQIRRVSDKFLASLVDRFPHLLWSRRVLWTMLDILQVLSYSLQLDPNQETPTLRIPQTPYSIQLMDTLEAREAIVKDFAANSERIIKEAMKWAPQWTRSHIQEYINQIPSSGMWHHTGLSMALESILQFGPLNLYSAPLSISTLEKRPKCVKSDSSKLMSTSAMRSKYIGEVIGMSAVYGPEGKRALVDFILKRVWTACKERSDADHRDALWQATALLISTTELNRSLLHCIAWSQVELFTAEAMRSAVECWQWLITSKPELEIRFLQEMVSSWNCTVQKKLGLFSASQPMTGPLAACEGARLEPDPPFVKPHGIWVQFICELVETVKYSSYEKVEMLASLIHRSLAMCVGAEPPCQTRSVSAIGVRFKLLTCGLSLLQGDILPKSLAKNVLRERIYCSCLDYFCKPVTCPSQFPRELREDITTLVRFWQTLHSDKKYLKASDVGDLDLGPTSPMTMVQNNELTKPGEFNRPTTGWINTVPLSSSTATLSKRSAKSKRVPMADNFVKCYLKKRNLILDLLAVEIEFLVVWHNPTSRQELLIPGEDNIATWRAKNITEKQWQDYTRLAWDISPVLATYLPARFKVNEAIMSEIRHQVQQNPVCVSHVPEALQYLATTDTILSDSTKLVHMLTWARISPITALSYFSRQFPPHPITAQYAVRVLCSYPADAVLFYIPQLVQALRHDTMGYVTEFIKYIAKKSQIVAHQLIWNMKTNMYLDEDMQHKDVVLYDVLDGLCNSILAELSGPAKQFYEREFDFFGKITNISGEIRPYPKGTERRQACLAALRKIKVQPGCYLPSNPEAMVLDIDYNSGVPMQSAAKAPYLARFKVARCGINELENIAMAVSVNENHEQSFGPEMWQAAIFKVGDDVRQDMLALQVIGIFKNIFQTVGLELYLFPYRVVATAPGCGVIECVPNAKSRDQLGRQTDIGLYEYFLKKYGDESTKEFQNARRNFIVSMAAYSVVGFLLQIKDRHNGNIMLDTDGHIIHIDFGFMFESSPGGNLGFEPDIKLTDEMVMIMGGKMEAPPFKWFSDLCVQAYLAVRPYQEAIISLVSLMLDTGLPCFRGQTIKLLRGRFHTGATDKEAATYMLQIIRNSFLNFRTRTYDMIQYYQNQIPY; from the exons ATGGCCAGGGACGATAAACTATTTTTCCACAAGACCGTTCAGCATCTAGCCAGATCTTTAGCCTCTATCAAAAACACACCATGGGATAAG GTGAAAACGCTTTACTCGCTGTGTCCCACCGAGACGAGCAACGGGGTCCTCTCGGTCAACAACCGCCAACAAGATGCTGTCATCGCTCTGGGGATCTACTTCCTCGAATCAGACCTCCAACACAAAGACAAGATCTTGCCGTATTTACTCAAATTAGCCAAAGCACTAGGAAAAGCGACGTGGTCTGACGAGATCAGACTGCATCCTACAGACA GAATTCCGGTGGGTGAGAAATTCAGTTTTTGTCTGCACACTCTATTGTGCGACATCGCCGTAAAATGCGAGACTTCCAGAGAAGAGATAATCGAGACTCAGGTGGAGTGTTTGGTAAAATTGACCAACGCGATTTTGAAAGCGCGCGAAAACTGCAACACCGCCgtcaaattttttctttgcaaGACTACGATCCCAGTTCTGATCGGTTTGTCAAGGGCTATAGGAAGGTTTTGCACCACAGAGCGGCCCCTTATTTGTCGATTGTTCCCCAAACCTGAACCTCCCATAACGCAGGCGATCAGCACAGATCAGAACGCCTACAAGAGGAGCTTTAGCAGCTTTCGCTCCATCATTCCTAGAAGCTTGTCAGGGAATTTGACCGCGACAGTCGACATCTTGGCGCTGACGCAGGGTTACGAGACCACGGACGTCGCCTACAGTTCGGCGTCGTTGAAGCGCGGCTCTCTCATCAACCAAAGTTTGGGCAGTTACGACCCCTCCACCTATTTTTTTGCCAAGTTCGGTTCCAGTTTCAATCAGTTTCCGCACTTGAGGGTCAACGATCCGAACGACAAGAAACCGCAAATTATTTTCCAGTTGCAACACTTGCAGACGATTCTGTCGTTGGCCAAGAAGTTGTTGACCAAAGACATGTTGAGTTTTCTTGACGAGCAGTCTCTCGAGGTTTATTCCACaggaaaaatacaaatttttccGTACAAGACGTATTCCGAGATTATCAATCTCGTGATGGTGACTTTGATGAGAGAGTTGCTTCAGCCACAAAAGAGCCTTCCCATTCCATTCACAAAGGACGTTCAGGAGTTCGTTAAAG GATTGTATTTGAACGGCCAGACGGAATTGCAAAGCCGCAATCATGACGCCAGCGAAAGAGAAGATCGCGAAAGCAACTTCGCCCTAGTTAACAAATTCAAAGTAAACGTGATGGCTAACGCCGCTTGCGTTGATTTGCTAGTCTGGGCCATAGGAGACGAAACAG GTGCCGACAGTCTGTGCGGTCGCCTCACCGAGAAAATCAACTCCAACCACGGCTACAAACTAGTCCTGGCGCACATGCCCCTCCTGATGGTGTGTCTCGAGGGTCTGGGGGCGCTAGCCAAGAAGTTCCCCAACATAGCTTCCACTTCGATCTATTGCTTGCGCGACTTCCTCATCACTCCCTCCCCCATCCTGTCCAAACTCCACCGACAAGCCAACGAAAAGGGTAACAAGGAGAATCTCAAAGTAATAG CACACGTGAACGGACTCAAAGCCGAAACGACGAAGACGACATCGCCGACCCAGTCGGCCTTCGAGAAGCTCCGTGACGCCGCCATCGAGAACCTGTGCTACGCGTTGGAGGCAGCGCACTCCACAGATCCGGACTGCGTCAGAGCCCTGGTGGCGTCCGTCTCCAATCGATTGTTCACGGCGGAGAAGAGCGACAGCGAATCGACGCTGATCTCGACCAACATCGTGATCATGTTGGGTCACGTGGCCGTGTCCATGAAGGGGACGCCCAAGACCACCGACACCATTCTGCAGTTTTTCCAACAGAGATTCTGCAGAGTTCCCTCTGCTCTGGACACGCTGATCGTCGATCAGTTGGGGTGCATGATCATAGCGCAGTGCGAGAGCCACGTTTACGAGGTGGTCATGAAGATGTTCACCATGATCACGGTGGAGAGCAGCAACGCCGCCTACGGGAACCCCACGAACGAGAAGGCTCAGTACCG ACACGTGTCACGTCCCGTGATCAACGCCCTCGCCAACATCGCCGCCAACATACAGAGTGAAACGCAGATGAACGAATTGTTGGGTCGCCTGCTGGAACTATTCGTCCAGCTCGGTCTCGAAGGAAAACGAGCCAGCgaaaaatcacccg GCGCGCTGAAGGCCTCGAGCTCTGCCGGCAACCTGGGGGTACTCATCCCCGTGATCGCCGTCCTGCTGAGAAGGCTCCCCCCGATCAAGAACCCCAAGCCTCGCATCCACAAGTTGTTCCGGGATTTCTGGTTGTACTGCGTGATCATGGGGTTTACCGCTTCCGACTCGGGGCTCTGGCCGAAGGAGTGGTACGAAGGCGTGAAAGAGATCGCCGTAAAGTCTCCAGCTCTGGTGTCGCCGACGTCGAGTCGATCAGAGATGCGCGAGTTGCAATACACCAGCGCCGTCAGGAACGACAGCGTCTCCTTCAATGAGCTCCAAGAGCTGAAGAACCAAATCTTGGAGCTGCTGAGACACCCGACGGACGTGACGGCGTACGTCAACAAGCTCACCTTCGCCCAGTGCACGTTCTTACTGAGCGTGTACTGGGTGGAGACCCTGCGAATTCAGAACTCGGCGGAACCGAGTCTCGTCACCATCATCACCGAGTACTTGAGCGACACCGCTTTGCAGAAGGACAAGTCGGGGATGTGGGTGTGCGTGTCGTCGGTGAGCGAGCGCGTCTTCGAAAAGTTCCTCGAGGTGATGAAGAACAAGCCGAAGAACGAGGCCAGAGAGGCGGAACTCGAAGGACACGCCCAGTTCTTGCTGGTGAACTTTAATGACCCCCACAAGCAGATCAGGAGGGTGTCCGACAAGTTCTTGGCGAGTCTGGTGGACAGGTTTCCGCACTTGTTGTGGAGTCGGAGGGTGTTGTGGACGATGCTCGACATCCTCCAGGTGTTGTCGTACTCACTTCAGCTCGATCCCAACCAAGAGACTCCCACCTTGAGAATTCCGCAGACTCCGTACTCGATACAGCTGATGGACACTCTGGAGGCCAGAGAGGCCATAGTGAAAGACTTCGCCGCCAACTCGGAGCGCATCATCAAGGAAGCGATGAAGTGGGCCCCGCAGTGGACGCGTTCGCACATCCAGGAGTACATCAACCAGATCCCCAGTTCAGGGATGTGGCACCACACCGGTCTATCGATGGCGCTCGAGTCGATCCTCCAGTTTGGTCCGTTGAACCTGTACAGCGCCCCGTTGAGCATCAGCACTCTGGAGAAGCGCCCCAAGTGCGTCAAGAGCGACTCGTCGAAGCTGATGTCGACGTCGGCGATGAGATCCAAGTACATCGGCGAGGTGATCGGGATGTCCGCCGTGTACGGCCCCGAAGGCAAACGCGCCCTCGTCGACTTCATCCTGAAGAGGGTGTGGACCGCCTGCAAGGAGCGTTCCGACGCCGATCACCGTGACGCCCTCTGGCAAGCGACGGCGCTCCTGATCTCGACGACGGAGCTCAACCGCAGCCTCCTCCACTGCATAGCGTGGTCGCAGGTGGAGCTGTTCACGGCGGAAGCGATGCGCAGCGCGGTGGAGTGCTGGCAGTGGCTCATCACCTCCAAGCCCGAGCTCGAGATACGATTCCTCCAGGAGATGGTCTCCTCGTGGAACTGCACCGTGCAGAAGAAGCTGGGGCTGTTCTCGGCGTCCCAGCCCATGACCGGCCCTCTGGCGGCTTGCGAAGGGGCGCGCCTAGAGCCAGATCCGCCCTTCGTCAAGCCCCACGGGATCTGGGTCCAGTTCATTTGCGAACTCGTCGAAACCGTCAAGTACAGCAGCTACGAGAAGGTGGAGATGTTGGCCAGTTTGATTCACAGGTCTTTGGCGATGTGCGTGGGGGCGGAGCCGCCGTGTCAGACCAGATCGGTGTCGGCGATCGGAGTCCGGTTCAA GTTGCTGACTTGCGGTCTGTCGCTTTTGCAAGGCGACATCCTTCCGAAGAGCCTCGCCAAGAACGTCCTGCGAGAGAGGATCTACTGCAGCTGCCTGGATTATTTCTGCAAACCGGTGACATGTCCGTCACAATTTCCCAGAGAACTGCGCGAGGACATCACCACGCTGGTCAGATTCTGGCAGACGCTGCATTCCGACAAGAAATACTTGAAAGCCAGCGATGTGGGGGACCTAGATCTGGGTCCCACGTCGCCCATGACGATGGTGCAGAACAACGAATTGACCAAGCCGGGAGAGTTCAACAGACCCACCACCGGCTGGATAAACACGGTGCCGCTCTCCAGTAGCACCGCGACTCTGAGCAAGAGGTCGGCCAAGTCGAAGAGGGTCCCTATGGCGGACAACTTCGTCAAGTGCTACCTGAAGAAGAGGAATCTCATCCTGGACCTTCTC GCGGTCGAAATCGAATTTCTGGTGGTGTGGCACAACCCCACGTCTCGCCAGGAGCTACTTATCCCCGGCGAGGATAACATCGCCACCTGGAGGGCGAAAAACATCACGGAGAAGCAGTGGCAGGACTACACGAGGCTGGCGTGGGACATCTCGCCGGTTCTGGCGACGTACTTGCCGGCCCGCTTCAAGGTCAACGAGGCGATCATGAGCGAGATTCGCCACCAGGTTCAGCAGAATCCGGTGTGCGTGTCGCACGTTCCCGAAGCCCTCCAGTACCTGGCCACGACGGACACCATCCTTAGTGACAGCACCAAGTTGGTTCACATGCTGACGTGGGCGAGGATCTCGCCGATCACGGCGCTCTCCTATTTCAGCAGACAGTTTCCGCCGCATCCCATCACCGCGCAGTACGCGGTGAGGGTGTTGTGCTCGTATCCGGCGGACGCCGTGTTGTTCTACATTCCCCAGCTGGTGCAAGCGTTGAGGCACGACACG ATGGGCTACGTCACCGAGTTCATCAAGTACATCGCGAAAAAGTCCCAAATCGTGGCCCACCAGCTGATCTGGAACATGAAGACGAACATGTACCTGGACGAGGACATGCAACACAAGGACGTCGTCCTGTACGACGTCCTCGACGGCCTCTGCAACAGCATCCTCGCCGAGCTCTCCGGCCCCGCCAAGCAATTCTACGAGCGCGAGTTCGACTTCTTCGGTAAGATAACCAACATCTCGGGCGAGATCCGTCCCTATCCGAAGGGCACCGAACGCAGACAAGCCTGTCTCGCCGCCCTCAGAAAGATCAAGGTCCAACCTGGCTGCTACTTGCCGAGCAACCCCGAAGCCATGGTTCTCGACATCGACTACAACAGCGGCGTGCCCATGCAGAGCGCCGCCAAGGCACCCTACTTGGCCAGGTTCAAGGTCGCCAGGTGCGGCATCAATGAACTGGAGAACATCGCGATGGCGGTTTCCGTCAATGAG AATCACGAGCAGAGTTTCGGACCGGAGATGTGGCAAGCGGCCATATTTAAAGTGGGAGATGACGTCAGACAGGACATGCTAGCACTCCAAGTGATCGGGATATTCAAGAATATATTCCAGACGGTGGGCTTGGAGTTGTACTTGTTCCCGTACAGGGTGGTGGCCACGGCTCCGGGG TGTGGCGTTATCGAGTGCGTGCCGAACGCAAAGTCGCGCGACCAACTGGGGCGCCAAACCGACATCGGTCTCTACGAGTACTTCCTAAAGAAATACGGCGACGAGAGCACCAAGGAGTTCCAGAACGCCCGCAGGAACTTTATCGTCTCGATGGCCGCGTACAGCGTGGTGGGTTTCCTGTTGCAGATCAAGGACAGACACAACGGCAACATAATGCTGGACACGGACGGCCACATTATCCACATCGACTTCGGGTTCATGTTCGAGTCGTCCCCGGGCGGCAACCTGGGCTTCGAACCCGACATCAAGCTGACGGACGAGATGGTGATGATCATGGGGGGCAAGATGGAAGCACCGCCTTTCAAGTGGTTCTCAGACCTGTGCGTCCAGGCGTACCTCGCCGTCAG ACCCTACCAGGAAGCGATCATTTCTCTGGTGTCGCTCATGCTAGACACGGGACTGCCGTGTTTCAGGGGCCAGACGATCAAACTGTTGAGAGGGAGATTCCACACGGGGGCCACCGACAAGGAGGCGGCGACGTACATGCTGCAGATTATCCGCAACAGTTTCTTGAATTTCAGGACGAGGACCTACGACATGATCCAGTATTATCAGAATCAAATTCCTTACTAA